In Myxococcales bacterium, the genomic window ACGCTGGCCCCGACGTCTAGACCCTTCTCGAAGTTCGAGATGAATGCCTCACGCACCCTTTCGAAACCGGGCTCACAAATTCCGTGTACTTCGACCATGAGGCTCCTACAGCGTCCAGGTGTTGCTGAAACTTTCTCCGGCGACGGTGGTGCGGGCCATCACCCGGGTCTGATCGCTCGGCCAGGACCGAGCTCGATGGAGCACGCAGCGGTTGTCCCAGATGGCGATGTCCCCAGCGCGCCAGGTATGGGAGAAGACGCGGGGTGGTGTTGCGGCTTCGTCGGTGAGGCGATTCAAGATCGCGCGGCTCTCTTCGACATCACGTCCGAGGATATGCGAGGTATGGCGTCCGATGAACAGATACTTGCGGCCCGTCGCAGGGTGGGTGCGCACAATTGGATGTTCGACCGGGGGGAGAGCTTCCCAGCCTTCATCGCTCAAGACGTCGGTCCCCCCGATCAATTCTTGGGAATAGCGATAGCTGTGCACCCCGACGGCGTCTTCAATTTCTTCGCGATCGGATGGGTTGAGTGCGTCGTAGGCGGCGCGCATGTCGGCCCACTCTGTTTCGCCGCCAACGTCGGGAACCGTCCGCGCTGAAAGCAGGCACGCCTTGGCGGGCACAGTCTTGAACGAACGATCGGCGTGCCAGAACGTGTTTCCCAGCAGGAAGAGCGCATAGGGCCCCTGGGGTTCGATCAACTTTCCGTTGGGCCTGATGTCGACGAGCAGGGC contains:
- a CDS encoding TauD/TfdA family dioxygenase, with the translated sequence MGRTLAIHPIEGATLGAVVTGVQLRNLSDGMFEKIEDAWHEHGVLIFREQFLSDDEQEEFSRRFGSLERLSTERGDRPDVALLVDIRPNGKLIEPQGPYALFLLGNTFWHADRSFKTVPAKACLLSARTVPDVGGETEWADMRAAYDALNPSDREEIEDAVGVHSYRYSQELIGGTDVLSDEGWEALPPVEHPIVRTHPATGRKYLFIGRHTSHILGRDVEESRAILNRLTDEAATPPRVFSHTWRAGDIAIWDNRCVLHRARSWPSDQTRVMARTTVAGESFSNTWTL